In the Arthrobacter zhaoxinii genome, one interval contains:
- a CDS encoding NAD(P)/FAD-dependent oxidoreductase, which produces MNTKTFPHLMAPGRMGPMETHNRIVLPAMDMNVSEHGEIEQPEIDHYVARAAGGAGLIITGACAIAFPHGAASMKEPGLSDDKYIPGLKALADAIHAAGSKLCIQSTHHGKVARVDVANDRPVLAPNQPDYSYDMSALADSTREELGKMGAATAGKQTAYHEMTAEDISWLVSTWADAAERVAKADADAIEIHVAHGYILGVFLNQRDNLRTDEYGGSLENRARLACEVISAVKERVGDRLAVLVRVAGEEYGQEGGLTLDEAVEASKLFEAAGADAIHVTGWGRNPFDNFTDGPLPNKVGAYLENAAEIKKHVTVPVIAVGRMLPEVSEKALAAGQIDFAAMGRQLLADPELPNKLRDGKFDQVRPCINCYLCVAENFFDDTPFCAVNPALGNEALLPLKPASATKHVVVVGAGPAGLESARVLTERGHRVTVVDKSDRLGGTMWFSTMTTPDNERLLKWFKAEIKRLNIAVKLNTKATVESIRALHPDHVIVATGAVRPKPDFPGGDLPIVQTGDTLRAMMLGTATAEEAGAVLSTLGKLGRLSGVTKSPEFVRQFTKVWLPMGKDVVVIGGSLVGLELSEFLAERGRRVTLLHEKQQLGLPLAMPRRWTAVKESEKHGVKIHRNASITRITEKSVEWTVGGESFSAPADMVVYADGTTSASPLADELRAADITCDVVGDAGEVNYIHGAIHSSWKVSTDL; this is translated from the coding sequence GTGAATACCAAAACCTTCCCGCACCTCATGGCCCCGGGGCGCATGGGCCCCATGGAAACGCACAACCGAATCGTCCTGCCGGCCATGGACATGAACGTCTCCGAGCACGGCGAGATTGAACAGCCCGAAATCGACCACTACGTGGCCCGCGCCGCGGGAGGCGCCGGCCTGATCATCACCGGTGCCTGCGCCATCGCTTTCCCGCACGGTGCGGCGTCCATGAAGGAGCCGGGGCTGTCCGATGACAAGTACATTCCCGGCCTCAAGGCGCTGGCCGACGCCATCCACGCCGCCGGCAGCAAGCTCTGCATCCAGTCCACGCACCACGGCAAGGTAGCCCGCGTGGACGTAGCCAATGACCGTCCGGTGCTCGCCCCGAACCAGCCGGACTACAGCTACGACATGTCCGCCCTGGCCGACAGCACCCGCGAGGAACTCGGCAAGATGGGCGCCGCGACCGCCGGCAAGCAGACCGCCTATCACGAGATGACGGCCGAGGACATTTCCTGGCTGGTCTCCACCTGGGCCGATGCGGCCGAACGCGTGGCCAAGGCTGACGCCGACGCCATCGAAATCCACGTGGCGCACGGCTACATCCTCGGGGTTTTCCTCAACCAGCGGGACAACCTGCGCACGGATGAATACGGCGGCTCCCTGGAAAACCGGGCCCGGCTCGCCTGCGAGGTCATCAGCGCCGTCAAGGAGCGGGTTGGTGACCGCCTGGCCGTCCTGGTCCGCGTTGCCGGCGAGGAATACGGACAGGAGGGTGGCCTGACCCTCGACGAGGCGGTCGAGGCATCGAAACTGTTCGAGGCCGCCGGTGCCGACGCCATCCATGTCACCGGCTGGGGCCGCAACCCGTTCGACAACTTCACCGACGGGCCGCTGCCCAACAAGGTCGGCGCCTACCTGGAGAACGCCGCCGAGATCAAGAAACACGTCACCGTCCCGGTGATCGCCGTCGGCCGGATGCTGCCGGAGGTTTCCGAGAAGGCCCTGGCCGCGGGCCAGATCGACTTCGCCGCCATGGGACGCCAGCTGCTGGCCGACCCGGAACTGCCCAACAAGCTCCGCGACGGCAAGTTCGACCAGGTCCGCCCCTGCATCAACTGCTACCTCTGCGTCGCGGAAAACTTCTTCGACGACACTCCCTTCTGCGCCGTCAACCCGGCGCTGGGCAACGAGGCGCTGCTGCCGCTGAAGCCCGCCTCCGCCACCAAGCACGTAGTGGTTGTCGGCGCCGGCCCGGCAGGTCTGGAAAGCGCCCGGGTCCTGACCGAACGCGGCCACCGGGTCACCGTGGTGGACAAGTCGGACCGCCTGGGCGGCACCATGTGGTTCTCCACCATGACCACCCCGGACAACGAACGCCTGCTGAAGTGGTTCAAGGCCGAGATTAAGCGCCTGAACATCGCGGTGAAGCTGAACACGAAGGCCACCGTGGAGTCCATCCGCGCCCTGCACCCGGACCACGTGATCGTGGCCACCGGCGCCGTCCGGCCCAAGCCGGACTTCCCCGGCGGCGACCTGCCGATTGTGCAGACCGGCGACACGCTGCGGGCCATGATGCTCGGCACCGCCACCGCTGAGGAGGCCGGCGCGGTGCTGAGCACCCTGGGCAAGCTCGGCCGCCTCTCCGGCGTGACCAAGAGCCCGGAGTTCGTCCGCCAGTTCACCAAGGTCTGGCTGCCGATGGGTAAGGACGTGGTGGTGATCGGCGGTTCGCTCGTGGGCCTGGAGCTGTCCGAGTTCCTCGCCGAGCGCGGACGCCGGGTCACGCTGCTGCATGAAAAGCAGCAGCTCGGCCTGCCGCTGGCCATGCCGCGCCGCTGGACAGCCGTGAAGGAATCCGAAAAGCACGGCGTGAAGATCCACCGCAACGCCTCGATCACCCGCATCACCGAGAAGAGCGTCGAGTGGACCGTGGGCGGGGAAAGCTTCTCCGCCCCCGCGGACATGGTGGTCTACGCGGACGGCACGACGTCGGCCTCACCGCTGGCGGACGAGCTGCGGGCCGCGGACATCACCTGCGACGTCGTCGGCGACGCCGGCGAGGTCAACTACATCCACGGCGCCATCCACTCATCCTGGAAGGTGAGCACCGACCTCTAG